One genomic window of Mercenaria mercenaria strain notata chromosome 2, MADL_Memer_1, whole genome shotgun sequence includes the following:
- the LOC123563780 gene encoding neuronal acetylcholine receptor subunit beta-3-like isoform X6 has translation MEKKLIRTLLDEYEARGKMGRPIVEQNDTLTVYYGLSLIQILDLDERNQVLATNVWASYGWKDIYMSWDPELYANITKVRVPSNRVWTPDIKLYNYADIRLEEKRETLVVVQHDGSIQWIPQAIYKSSCSINIQYFPFDVQTCKMKFGSWTYDGSKIMLELLYENAEGFDFTEYIPNNEWMVATSSAKKNVLRYACCPGEPFVDITFYLKIRRQPAFYNYILILPCILLSSLTLVLFWLPPESPAKMQLGMNIFVAFFVLLLLLAESTPPSASSIPLIGAYYCLNMILITLSAFLSVIVVNLYFHGAKREVPFVVKKIVIDGLARLFCMRGEFVKLENASREIGSRRYNVVPAQCNKEIGSHMNDNHVPYTDIADEEIMIRTLSDGQSEKPETLWLTSLAHDIRDIRSQCEYLVDKQTKQDKLEKTIKEWRLVAVVLDRLFFVIYLIIMVVSISTVFDFVLFGKDGNSSS, from the exons ATGGAAAAGAAACTCATACGAACGTTATTGGATGAATATGAGGCCCGCGGGAAAATGGGTCGCCCAATAGTTGAGCAGAATGATACTCTAACTGTCTACTACGGTCTCAGCTTAATTCAAATTCTTGACCTGGACGAACGCAATCAAGTTCTGGCTACGAATGTATGGGCCTCATAC GGATGGAAAGATATATATATGAGCTGGGACCCAGAGCTGTACGCAAATATTACAAAAGTAAGAGTTCCTTCAAACAGAGTCTGGACGCCAGatattaaattatataacta TGCAGATATCAGATTGGAAGAAAAACGCGAAACTTTAGTGGTTGTTCAGCATGACGGTAGCATTCAGTGGATTCCACAAGCTATTTATAAAAGTTCTTGTTcaataaatattcaatattttcctTTTGATGTACAAACATGCAAGATGAAATTCGGATCTTGGACTTATGACGGGAGCAAAATAATGCTTGAACTTTTATACGAAAATGCGGAGGGTTTTGATTTTACCGAATATATTCCAAACAACGAATGGATGGTTGCAACTTCCTCGGCGAAGAAAAATGTGTTACGATATGCTTGTTGTCCAGGAGAACCATTTGTAGATATCACGTTTTATTTAAAGATTCGACGCCAACCTGccttttacaactatattttGATATTGCCTTGTATACTGTTATCGTCATTGACTCTTGTTTTATTCTGGTTGCCACCGGAATCTCCAGCTAAAATGCAACTAG GTATGAATATATTTGTGGCATTCTTTGTACTGCTGTTGCTTTTAGCTGAGTCTACGCCCCCATCAGCTTCTTCTATACCCCTCATAG GGGCGTATTACTGCTTGAACATGATTTTGATCACATTGTCGGCCTTCCTGTCGGTAATTGTGGTTAATTTATACTTCCATGGAGCCAAAAGAGAAGTCCCTTTCGTTGTCAAAAAG ATTGTGATCGATGGTTTAGCAAGACTGTTTTGTATGCGCGGAGagtttgtaaaattagaaaacgCTAGTAGAGAAATTGGTAGCAGAAGATATAATGTTGTTCCTGCGCAGTGTAATAAAGAAATCGGTTCTCACATGAACGATAATCATGTACCTTACACTGATATTGCTGACGAGGAAATAATGATACGAACACTGTCAGACGGCCAGTCTGAAAAACCTGAAACATTATGGCTGACAAGTTTGGCACATGACATTCGTGATATTAGATCACAGTGTGAATATCTAGTGGATAAACAAACTAAGCAAGACAAACTGgagaaaacaataaaagaatgGCGACTAGTCGCAGTTGTCCTCGACAGACTATTCTTCGTCATATATCTTATCATAATGGTTGTATCCATATCAACAGTGTTTGATTTTGTGCTCTTTGGGAAAGACGGGAACAGTAGTTCATAA
- the LOC123563780 gene encoding neuronal acetylcholine receptor subunit beta-3-like isoform X4 → MNTQDLNFFVVIVYVSCIFVRSAEKLNGTTLLRKDGYLETSMEKKLIRTLLDEYEARGKMGRPIVEQNDTLTVYYGLSLIQILDLDERNQVLATNVWASYGWKDIYMSWDPELYANITKVRVPSNRVWTPDIKLYNYADIRLEEKRETLVVVQHDGSIQWIPQAIYKSSCSINIQYFPFDVQTCKMKFGSWTYDGSKIMLELLYENAEGFDFTEYIPNNEWMVATSSAKKNVLRYACCPGEPFVDITFYLKIRRQPAFYNYILILPCILLSSLTLVLFWLPPESPAKMQLGMNIFVAFFVLLLLLAESTPPSASSIPLIGAYYCLNMILITLSAFLSVIVVNLYFHGAKREVPFVVKKIVIDGLARLFCMRGEFVKLENASREIGSRRYNVVPAQCNKEIGSHMNDNHVPYTDIADEEIMIRTLSDGQSEKPETLWLTSLAHDIRDIRSQCEYLVDKQTKQDKLEKTIKEWRLVAVVLDRLFFVIYLIIMVVSISTVFDFVLFGKDGNSSS, encoded by the exons GATACTTAGAGACTTCGATGGAAAAGAAACTCATACGAACGTTATTGGATGAATATGAGGCCCGCGGGAAAATGGGTCGCCCAATAGTTGAGCAGAATGATACTCTAACTGTCTACTACGGTCTCAGCTTAATTCAAATTCTTGACCTGGACGAACGCAATCAAGTTCTGGCTACGAATGTATGGGCCTCATAC GGATGGAAAGATATATATATGAGCTGGGACCCAGAGCTGTACGCAAATATTACAAAAGTAAGAGTTCCTTCAAACAGAGTCTGGACGCCAGatattaaattatataacta TGCAGATATCAGATTGGAAGAAAAACGCGAAACTTTAGTGGTTGTTCAGCATGACGGTAGCATTCAGTGGATTCCACAAGCTATTTATAAAAGTTCTTGTTcaataaatattcaatattttcctTTTGATGTACAAACATGCAAGATGAAATTCGGATCTTGGACTTATGACGGGAGCAAAATAATGCTTGAACTTTTATACGAAAATGCGGAGGGTTTTGATTTTACCGAATATATTCCAAACAACGAATGGATGGTTGCAACTTCCTCGGCGAAGAAAAATGTGTTACGATATGCTTGTTGTCCAGGAGAACCATTTGTAGATATCACGTTTTATTTAAAGATTCGACGCCAACCTGccttttacaactatattttGATATTGCCTTGTATACTGTTATCGTCATTGACTCTTGTTTTATTCTGGTTGCCACCGGAATCTCCAGCTAAAATGCAACTAG GTATGAATATATTTGTGGCATTCTTTGTACTGCTGTTGCTTTTAGCTGAGTCTACGCCCCCATCAGCTTCTTCTATACCCCTCATAG GGGCGTATTACTGCTTGAACATGATTTTGATCACATTGTCGGCCTTCCTGTCGGTAATTGTGGTTAATTTATACTTCCATGGAGCCAAAAGAGAAGTCCCTTTCGTTGTCAAAAAG ATTGTGATCGATGGTTTAGCAAGACTGTTTTGTATGCGCGGAGagtttgtaaaattagaaaacgCTAGTAGAGAAATTGGTAGCAGAAGATATAATGTTGTTCCTGCGCAGTGTAATAAAGAAATCGGTTCTCACATGAACGATAATCATGTACCTTACACTGATATTGCTGACGAGGAAATAATGATACGAACACTGTCAGACGGCCAGTCTGAAAAACCTGAAACATTATGGCTGACAAGTTTGGCACATGACATTCGTGATATTAGATCACAGTGTGAATATCTAGTGGATAAACAAACTAAGCAAGACAAACTGgagaaaacaataaaagaatgGCGACTAGTCGCAGTTGTCCTCGACAGACTATTCTTCGTCATATATCTTATCATAATGGTTGTATCCATATCAACAGTGTTTGATTTTGTGCTCTTTGGGAAAGACGGGAACAGTAGTTCATAA
- the LOC123563780 gene encoding neuronal acetylcholine receptor subunit beta-3-like isoform X5, whose protein sequence is MDVLILNLLALLFFILFNYVTARDIFNGSTLLRKGYLETSMEKKLIRTLLDEYEARGKMGRPIVEQNDTLTVYYGLSLIQILDLDERNQVLATNVWASYGWKDIYMSWDPELYANITKVRVPSNRVWTPDIKLYNYADIRLEEKRETLVVVQHDGSIQWIPQAIYKSSCSINIQYFPFDVQTCKMKFGSWTYDGSKIMLELLYENAEGFDFTEYIPNNEWMVATSSAKKNVLRYACCPGEPFVDITFYLKIRRQPAFYNYILILPCILLSSLTLVLFWLPPESPAKMQLGMNIFVAFFVLLLLLAESTPPSASSIPLIGAYYCLNMILITLSAFLSVIVVNLYFHGAKREVPFVVKKIVIDGLARLFCMRGEFVKLENASREIGSRRYNVVPAQCNKEIGSHMNDNHVPYTDIADEEIMIRTLSDGQSEKPETLWLTSLAHDIRDIRSQCEYLVDKQTKQDKLEKTIKEWRLVAVVLDRLFFVIYLIIMVVSISTVFDFVLFGKDGNSSS, encoded by the exons GATACTTAGAGACTTCGATGGAAAAGAAACTCATACGAACGTTATTGGATGAATATGAGGCCCGCGGGAAAATGGGTCGCCCAATAGTTGAGCAGAATGATACTCTAACTGTCTACTACGGTCTCAGCTTAATTCAAATTCTTGACCTGGACGAACGCAATCAAGTTCTGGCTACGAATGTATGGGCCTCATAC GGATGGAAAGATATATATATGAGCTGGGACCCAGAGCTGTACGCAAATATTACAAAAGTAAGAGTTCCTTCAAACAGAGTCTGGACGCCAGatattaaattatataacta TGCAGATATCAGATTGGAAGAAAAACGCGAAACTTTAGTGGTTGTTCAGCATGACGGTAGCATTCAGTGGATTCCACAAGCTATTTATAAAAGTTCTTGTTcaataaatattcaatattttcctTTTGATGTACAAACATGCAAGATGAAATTCGGATCTTGGACTTATGACGGGAGCAAAATAATGCTTGAACTTTTATACGAAAATGCGGAGGGTTTTGATTTTACCGAATATATTCCAAACAACGAATGGATGGTTGCAACTTCCTCGGCGAAGAAAAATGTGTTACGATATGCTTGTTGTCCAGGAGAACCATTTGTAGATATCACGTTTTATTTAAAGATTCGACGCCAACCTGccttttacaactatattttGATATTGCCTTGTATACTGTTATCGTCATTGACTCTTGTTTTATTCTGGTTGCCACCGGAATCTCCAGCTAAAATGCAACTAG GTATGAATATATTTGTGGCATTCTTTGTACTGCTGTTGCTTTTAGCTGAGTCTACGCCCCCATCAGCTTCTTCTATACCCCTCATAG GGGCGTATTACTGCTTGAACATGATTTTGATCACATTGTCGGCCTTCCTGTCGGTAATTGTGGTTAATTTATACTTCCATGGAGCCAAAAGAGAAGTCCCTTTCGTTGTCAAAAAG ATTGTGATCGATGGTTTAGCAAGACTGTTTTGTATGCGCGGAGagtttgtaaaattagaaaacgCTAGTAGAGAAATTGGTAGCAGAAGATATAATGTTGTTCCTGCGCAGTGTAATAAAGAAATCGGTTCTCACATGAACGATAATCATGTACCTTACACTGATATTGCTGACGAGGAAATAATGATACGAACACTGTCAGACGGCCAGTCTGAAAAACCTGAAACATTATGGCTGACAAGTTTGGCACATGACATTCGTGATATTAGATCACAGTGTGAATATCTAGTGGATAAACAAACTAAGCAAGACAAACTGgagaaaacaataaaagaatgGCGACTAGTCGCAGTTGTCCTCGACAGACTATTCTTCGTCATATATCTTATCATAATGGTTGTATCCATATCAACAGTGTTTGATTTTGTGCTCTTTGGGAAAGACGGGAACAGTAGTTCATAA
- the LOC123563780 gene encoding neuronal acetylcholine receptor subunit beta-3-like isoform X1: MFGISLSYMFNMDMTYLSLIPIFFLCEFIIAAGKLNETTLLRKEGYLETSMEKKLIRTLLDEYEARGKMGRPIVEQNDTLTVYYGLSLIQILDLDERNQVLATNVWASYGWKDIYMSWDPELYANITKVRVPSNRVWTPDIKLYNYADIRLEEKRETLVVVQHDGSIQWIPQAIYKSSCSINIQYFPFDVQTCKMKFGSWTYDGSKIMLELLYENAEGFDFTEYIPNNEWMVATSSAKKNVLRYACCPGEPFVDITFYLKIRRQPAFYNYILILPCILLSSLTLVLFWLPPESPAKMQLGMNIFVAFFVLLLLLAESTPPSASSIPLIGAYYCLNMILITLSAFLSVIVVNLYFHGAKREVPFVVKKIVIDGLARLFCMRGEFVKLENASREIGSRRYNVVPAQCNKEIGSHMNDNHVPYTDIADEEIMIRTLSDGQSEKPETLWLTSLAHDIRDIRSQCEYLVDKQTKQDKLEKTIKEWRLVAVVLDRLFFVIYLIIMVVSISTVFDFVLFGKDGNSSS; this comes from the exons GATACTTAGAGACTTCGATGGAAAAGAAACTCATACGAACGTTATTGGATGAATATGAGGCCCGCGGGAAAATGGGTCGCCCAATAGTTGAGCAGAATGATACTCTAACTGTCTACTACGGTCTCAGCTTAATTCAAATTCTTGACCTGGACGAACGCAATCAAGTTCTGGCTACGAATGTATGGGCCTCATAC GGATGGAAAGATATATATATGAGCTGGGACCCAGAGCTGTACGCAAATATTACAAAAGTAAGAGTTCCTTCAAACAGAGTCTGGACGCCAGatattaaattatataacta TGCAGATATCAGATTGGAAGAAAAACGCGAAACTTTAGTGGTTGTTCAGCATGACGGTAGCATTCAGTGGATTCCACAAGCTATTTATAAAAGTTCTTGTTcaataaatattcaatattttcctTTTGATGTACAAACATGCAAGATGAAATTCGGATCTTGGACTTATGACGGGAGCAAAATAATGCTTGAACTTTTATACGAAAATGCGGAGGGTTTTGATTTTACCGAATATATTCCAAACAACGAATGGATGGTTGCAACTTCCTCGGCGAAGAAAAATGTGTTACGATATGCTTGTTGTCCAGGAGAACCATTTGTAGATATCACGTTTTATTTAAAGATTCGACGCCAACCTGccttttacaactatattttGATATTGCCTTGTATACTGTTATCGTCATTGACTCTTGTTTTATTCTGGTTGCCACCGGAATCTCCAGCTAAAATGCAACTAG GTATGAATATATTTGTGGCATTCTTTGTACTGCTGTTGCTTTTAGCTGAGTCTACGCCCCCATCAGCTTCTTCTATACCCCTCATAG GGGCGTATTACTGCTTGAACATGATTTTGATCACATTGTCGGCCTTCCTGTCGGTAATTGTGGTTAATTTATACTTCCATGGAGCCAAAAGAGAAGTCCCTTTCGTTGTCAAAAAG ATTGTGATCGATGGTTTAGCAAGACTGTTTTGTATGCGCGGAGagtttgtaaaattagaaaacgCTAGTAGAGAAATTGGTAGCAGAAGATATAATGTTGTTCCTGCGCAGTGTAATAAAGAAATCGGTTCTCACATGAACGATAATCATGTACCTTACACTGATATTGCTGACGAGGAAATAATGATACGAACACTGTCAGACGGCCAGTCTGAAAAACCTGAAACATTATGGCTGACAAGTTTGGCACATGACATTCGTGATATTAGATCACAGTGTGAATATCTAGTGGATAAACAAACTAAGCAAGACAAACTGgagaaaacaataaaagaatgGCGACTAGTCGCAGTTGTCCTCGACAGACTATTCTTCGTCATATATCTTATCATAATGGTTGTATCCATATCAACAGTGTTTGATTTTGTGCTCTTTGGGAAAGACGGGAACAGTAGTTCATAA
- the LOC123563780 gene encoding neuronal acetylcholine receptor subunit beta-3-like isoform X3: protein MNIKDLYFCVLIISVLCNFVFASEKVNGTTLLRKDGYLETSMEKKLIRTLLDEYEARGKMGRPIVEQNDTLTVYYGLSLIQILDLDERNQVLATNVWASYGWKDIYMSWDPELYANITKVRVPSNRVWTPDIKLYNYADIRLEEKRETLVVVQHDGSIQWIPQAIYKSSCSINIQYFPFDVQTCKMKFGSWTYDGSKIMLELLYENAEGFDFTEYIPNNEWMVATSSAKKNVLRYACCPGEPFVDITFYLKIRRQPAFYNYILILPCILLSSLTLVLFWLPPESPAKMQLGMNIFVAFFVLLLLLAESTPPSASSIPLIGAYYCLNMILITLSAFLSVIVVNLYFHGAKREVPFVVKKIVIDGLARLFCMRGEFVKLENASREIGSRRYNVVPAQCNKEIGSHMNDNHVPYTDIADEEIMIRTLSDGQSEKPETLWLTSLAHDIRDIRSQCEYLVDKQTKQDKLEKTIKEWRLVAVVLDRLFFVIYLIIMVVSISTVFDFVLFGKDGNSSS from the exons GATACTTAGAGACTTCGATGGAAAAGAAACTCATACGAACGTTATTGGATGAATATGAGGCCCGCGGGAAAATGGGTCGCCCAATAGTTGAGCAGAATGATACTCTAACTGTCTACTACGGTCTCAGCTTAATTCAAATTCTTGACCTGGACGAACGCAATCAAGTTCTGGCTACGAATGTATGGGCCTCATAC GGATGGAAAGATATATATATGAGCTGGGACCCAGAGCTGTACGCAAATATTACAAAAGTAAGAGTTCCTTCAAACAGAGTCTGGACGCCAGatattaaattatataacta TGCAGATATCAGATTGGAAGAAAAACGCGAAACTTTAGTGGTTGTTCAGCATGACGGTAGCATTCAGTGGATTCCACAAGCTATTTATAAAAGTTCTTGTTcaataaatattcaatattttcctTTTGATGTACAAACATGCAAGATGAAATTCGGATCTTGGACTTATGACGGGAGCAAAATAATGCTTGAACTTTTATACGAAAATGCGGAGGGTTTTGATTTTACCGAATATATTCCAAACAACGAATGGATGGTTGCAACTTCCTCGGCGAAGAAAAATGTGTTACGATATGCTTGTTGTCCAGGAGAACCATTTGTAGATATCACGTTTTATTTAAAGATTCGACGCCAACCTGccttttacaactatattttGATATTGCCTTGTATACTGTTATCGTCATTGACTCTTGTTTTATTCTGGTTGCCACCGGAATCTCCAGCTAAAATGCAACTAG GTATGAATATATTTGTGGCATTCTTTGTACTGCTGTTGCTTTTAGCTGAGTCTACGCCCCCATCAGCTTCTTCTATACCCCTCATAG GGGCGTATTACTGCTTGAACATGATTTTGATCACATTGTCGGCCTTCCTGTCGGTAATTGTGGTTAATTTATACTTCCATGGAGCCAAAAGAGAAGTCCCTTTCGTTGTCAAAAAG ATTGTGATCGATGGTTTAGCAAGACTGTTTTGTATGCGCGGAGagtttgtaaaattagaaaacgCTAGTAGAGAAATTGGTAGCAGAAGATATAATGTTGTTCCTGCGCAGTGTAATAAAGAAATCGGTTCTCACATGAACGATAATCATGTACCTTACACTGATATTGCTGACGAGGAAATAATGATACGAACACTGTCAGACGGCCAGTCTGAAAAACCTGAAACATTATGGCTGACAAGTTTGGCACATGACATTCGTGATATTAGATCACAGTGTGAATATCTAGTGGATAAACAAACTAAGCAAGACAAACTGgagaaaacaataaaagaatgGCGACTAGTCGCAGTTGTCCTCGACAGACTATTCTTCGTCATATATCTTATCATAATGGTTGTATCCATATCAACAGTGTTTGATTTTGTGCTCTTTGGGAAAGACGGGAACAGTAGTTCATAA
- the LOC123563780 gene encoding neuronal acetylcholine receptor subunit beta-3-like isoform X2: MMKALLKDLCDLFFIYHLFYLMELKVYAIVTLEGNTELWKDRYLETSMEKKLIRTLLDEYEARGKMGRPIVEQNDTLTVYYGLSLIQILDLDERNQVLATNVWASYGWKDIYMSWDPELYANITKVRVPSNRVWTPDIKLYNYADIRLEEKRETLVVVQHDGSIQWIPQAIYKSSCSINIQYFPFDVQTCKMKFGSWTYDGSKIMLELLYENAEGFDFTEYIPNNEWMVATSSAKKNVLRYACCPGEPFVDITFYLKIRRQPAFYNYILILPCILLSSLTLVLFWLPPESPAKMQLGMNIFVAFFVLLLLLAESTPPSASSIPLIGAYYCLNMILITLSAFLSVIVVNLYFHGAKREVPFVVKKIVIDGLARLFCMRGEFVKLENASREIGSRRYNVVPAQCNKEIGSHMNDNHVPYTDIADEEIMIRTLSDGQSEKPETLWLTSLAHDIRDIRSQCEYLVDKQTKQDKLEKTIKEWRLVAVVLDRLFFVIYLIIMVVSISTVFDFVLFGKDGNSSS, from the exons GATACTTAGAGACTTCGATGGAAAAGAAACTCATACGAACGTTATTGGATGAATATGAGGCCCGCGGGAAAATGGGTCGCCCAATAGTTGAGCAGAATGATACTCTAACTGTCTACTACGGTCTCAGCTTAATTCAAATTCTTGACCTGGACGAACGCAATCAAGTTCTGGCTACGAATGTATGGGCCTCATAC GGATGGAAAGATATATATATGAGCTGGGACCCAGAGCTGTACGCAAATATTACAAAAGTAAGAGTTCCTTCAAACAGAGTCTGGACGCCAGatattaaattatataacta TGCAGATATCAGATTGGAAGAAAAACGCGAAACTTTAGTGGTTGTTCAGCATGACGGTAGCATTCAGTGGATTCCACAAGCTATTTATAAAAGTTCTTGTTcaataaatattcaatattttcctTTTGATGTACAAACATGCAAGATGAAATTCGGATCTTGGACTTATGACGGGAGCAAAATAATGCTTGAACTTTTATACGAAAATGCGGAGGGTTTTGATTTTACCGAATATATTCCAAACAACGAATGGATGGTTGCAACTTCCTCGGCGAAGAAAAATGTGTTACGATATGCTTGTTGTCCAGGAGAACCATTTGTAGATATCACGTTTTATTTAAAGATTCGACGCCAACCTGccttttacaactatattttGATATTGCCTTGTATACTGTTATCGTCATTGACTCTTGTTTTATTCTGGTTGCCACCGGAATCTCCAGCTAAAATGCAACTAG GTATGAATATATTTGTGGCATTCTTTGTACTGCTGTTGCTTTTAGCTGAGTCTACGCCCCCATCAGCTTCTTCTATACCCCTCATAG GGGCGTATTACTGCTTGAACATGATTTTGATCACATTGTCGGCCTTCCTGTCGGTAATTGTGGTTAATTTATACTTCCATGGAGCCAAAAGAGAAGTCCCTTTCGTTGTCAAAAAG ATTGTGATCGATGGTTTAGCAAGACTGTTTTGTATGCGCGGAGagtttgtaaaattagaaaacgCTAGTAGAGAAATTGGTAGCAGAAGATATAATGTTGTTCCTGCGCAGTGTAATAAAGAAATCGGTTCTCACATGAACGATAATCATGTACCTTACACTGATATTGCTGACGAGGAAATAATGATACGAACACTGTCAGACGGCCAGTCTGAAAAACCTGAAACATTATGGCTGACAAGTTTGGCACATGACATTCGTGATATTAGATCACAGTGTGAATATCTAGTGGATAAACAAACTAAGCAAGACAAACTGgagaaaacaataaaagaatgGCGACTAGTCGCAGTTGTCCTCGACAGACTATTCTTCGTCATATATCTTATCATAATGGTTGTATCCATATCAACAGTGTTTGATTTTGTGCTCTTTGGGAAAGACGGGAACAGTAGTTCATAA